In one Sphingomonas sanguinis genomic region, the following are encoded:
- a CDS encoding YcxB family protein, with protein MVSDLIAANRAYFWASLRTRRMLRSYAVGGFIFGLMSVGFAWNEPAGAKVIAFLGGVLLWTFFLGIFLSINYVLLPRRTRRIFAQQKNLHNEVALQWGDGGVSFQSEKGSSKFAWSDFIRIAENRNAIILLQSDALFNFIPKRVLSADDVASIMVHRT; from the coding sequence ATGGTCAGTGATCTGATTGCTGCAAACCGCGCCTATTTTTGGGCGTCATTGCGAACGCGTCGCATGTTGAGAAGCTACGCAGTTGGCGGTTTCATATTCGGCTTGATGTCAGTCGGGTTTGCTTGGAATGAGCCGGCGGGAGCCAAGGTTATTGCCTTTCTCGGCGGCGTTCTATTATGGACCTTTTTCCTGGGCATCTTTTTGTCAATAAATTATGTACTTCTTCCTCGGCGTACCCGACGTATATTCGCGCAGCAGAAAAATCTGCATAACGAAGTAGCGCTTCAGTGGGGCGATGGGGGCGTATCGTTCCAATCTGAAAAGGGCTCTTCAAAATTCGCTTGGAGTGATTTCATTCGGATAGCTGAGAATCGAAATGCTATCATACTTCTTCAGAGTGATGCCTTATTCAACTTTATTCCTAAACGAGTGCTGTCTGCCGATGACGTGGCAAGTATAATGGTCCATCGCACCTGA
- a CDS encoding HAD family hydrolase, translating to MKPLLICDCDEVLVHMVRHFRTWLDEAHDMDFALDRHDFFGALTRRNGGPELSHTEAWDLLHGFFPGQMDRQTLVPHAAEALAALGAQADIVILTNLVEECRTARIEQLARFGIHHRVQCNSGGKGEPVARLVAEHGNPVTVFVDDLAQHHASVAEHAPQVHRLHMVSEPEMAPHVPPARHAHARIDDWRQAKDWIGARFAEGQPAAT from the coding sequence ATGAAGCCCTTATTGATCTGCGATTGCGACGAAGTGCTCGTTCACATGGTCCGCCATTTCCGCACCTGGCTGGACGAGGCGCACGACATGGACTTCGCGCTGGATCGGCATGATTTCTTCGGCGCACTGACCCGGCGGAACGGTGGCCCGGAGTTGAGCCACACCGAGGCCTGGGACCTGCTGCACGGCTTCTTCCCCGGCCAGATGGACCGCCAGACGCTGGTGCCCCATGCCGCCGAGGCGCTGGCGGCGCTGGGCGCCCAGGCCGACATCGTCATCCTGACCAATCTGGTCGAGGAATGCCGCACCGCGCGCATCGAGCAGCTGGCACGATTCGGCATCCATCACCGGGTCCAGTGCAATTCGGGCGGCAAGGGCGAACCGGTCGCGCGACTCGTGGCCGAGCATGGCAACCCCGTCACCGTCTTCGTCGACGACCTGGCGCAGCATCACGCCTCGGTCGCCGAACATGCACCGCAGGTCCACCGGCTGCACATGGTATCCGAGCCGGAGATGGCCCCGCACGTTCCGCCCGCTCGGCACGCCCATGCGCGGATCGACGACTGGCGACAGGCAAAGGACTGGATCGGGGCGCGCTTCGCCGAGGGACAGCCTGCCGCCACCTGA
- a CDS encoding EF-hand domain-containing protein translates to MTRFLVAGLIAATLATPALAQDTRASAAAKFSREFKARDTNHDGVLTKAEVKAAIMKMGNGKKQIDAVHAQRLTDLWFDKADANKDGKVTEAEAQALLSRTFDEYEAAKAAQAQQAGPKGR, encoded by the coding sequence ATGACCCGTTTCCTCGTCGCCGGTCTGATCGCCGCCACGCTGGCCACCCCTGCCCTGGCGCAGGACACCCGCGCATCCGCCGCCGCCAAATTCTCCCGCGAGTTCAAGGCGCGTGACACCAATCACGACGGCGTGCTGACCAAGGCCGAGGTAAAGGCCGCGATCATGAAGATGGGCAATGGCAAGAAGCAGATCGACGCCGTCCATGCCCAGCGCCTGACCGACCTGTGGTTCGACAAGGCCGATGCCAACAAGGACGGCAAGGTGACCGAGGCCGAAGCCCAGGCGCTGCTGTCGCGCACCTTCGACGAATATGAGGCCGCCAAGGCGGCGCAGGCGCAACAGGCGGGACCGAAAGGGCGGTAA
- a CDS encoding response regulator gives MTRKVLVVEDNELNLKLFCDLLRVHGFIAEPVRDGREAVARAREVQPDLIIMDIQMPHVTGYELILELKADEELRRIPVMAVTAYAGRDDEDRIRAAGADSYVSKPISLMRFMEAVNALL, from the coding sequence GTGACAAGAAAGGTGCTCGTTGTCGAGGACAACGAACTCAATCTGAAACTCTTCTGCGACCTGCTGCGCGTGCACGGCTTCATCGCCGAGCCGGTGCGCGATGGGCGCGAAGCGGTGGCGCGCGCGCGGGAGGTTCAGCCCGACCTCATCATCATGGACATCCAGATGCCGCATGTGACCGGATACGAGCTGATCCTGGAGCTGAAGGCCGACGAGGAGCTGCGGCGCATCCCGGTGATGGCGGTGACCGCCTATGCGGGGCGCGACGACGAGGACCGTATCCGCGCGGCGGGGGCGGATTCCTACGTGTCCAAGCCGATCAGCCTGATGCGCTTCATGGAGGCGGTGAACGCGTTGTTGTGA
- a CDS encoding 3'-5' exonuclease: MSGSHAGAPRAPEFHIDSRHREVLAACGGPEVAAAALDGHPDFRVLRRLVPDRPRRSFGGSGAAATWHGLALDVETEGLDPHRHGVIELAMQRFVADEDGRILQVGRSRRWLEDPGRPLAPEITRLTGISDLDVAGRSICDAEATSVMMDVDFVVAHNARFDLPFCERRLPDAAGRPWICTLAEVDWRSMGFEGRSLPNLLMQAGVFYSAHSAATDVAALIRLLEHVLPTGRSVLDVALSSARRSSWRIEASDAPFSAREKLKERGYGWNATRRSWWRDVPYDARELEVEWACSEVYRGRGAPTCRAIDWTNRHAGS, translated from the coding sequence ATGTCCGGTTCGCACGCCGGAGCGCCGCGCGCTCCGGAATTTCATATCGACTCGAGGCATCGTGAGGTGCTGGCGGCATGCGGAGGTCCCGAGGTCGCCGCCGCCGCTCTCGATGGCCATCCCGACTTCCGCGTGCTTCGTCGACTGGTCCCGGATCGTCCTCGTCGATCGTTCGGCGGCAGCGGAGCCGCCGCGACGTGGCACGGGCTCGCGTTGGACGTGGAGACCGAAGGGCTCGATCCGCACCGCCATGGCGTCATCGAGCTCGCCATGCAGCGCTTCGTCGCGGACGAAGACGGGCGCATTCTGCAGGTTGGTCGGTCGAGGAGATGGCTCGAGGATCCTGGCAGGCCTCTGGCGCCGGAGATCACCCGTCTCACGGGCATCTCGGATCTGGACGTCGCCGGCAGGTCGATCTGCGATGCGGAGGCGACCAGCGTCATGATGGACGTCGACTTCGTGGTCGCCCACAACGCGAGGTTCGACCTTCCCTTCTGCGAACGCCGTCTGCCCGATGCCGCGGGACGCCCCTGGATCTGTACGCTCGCGGAGGTCGACTGGCGATCGATGGGCTTCGAGGGGCGATCGCTGCCCAATCTGCTGATGCAGGCGGGGGTGTTCTACAGCGCGCACAGCGCGGCCACTGATGTCGCCGCCCTCATCCGCCTGCTCGAGCACGTCCTGCCGACTGGGCGATCCGTGCTGGACGTGGCTTTGAGCTCCGCGCGGCGTTCGTCCTGGCGGATCGAGGCCTCTGACGCCCCGTTCTCGGCACGGGAGAAGCTGAAGGAGCGCGGGTACGGGTGGAACGCCACGCGACGCTCGTGGTGGCGTGACGTCCCGTACGACGCTCGCGAACTCGAAGTGGAGTGGGCGTGCTCCGAAGTCTACCGCGGACGCGGCGCACCCACTTGCCGCGCTATCGACTGGACCAACAGGCACGCCGGTTCCTAA
- a CDS encoding Ppx/GppA phosphatase family protein: MGDVPTRRPYRQAKPPARPAPPRPQRGRWSDAQAYAALDLGTNNCRLLIARPQGGGFAVVDAFSRIVRLGEGLATTGRLSDAAIDRTIAALRVCADKLKRRNVTLSRAVATEACRRAANGPAFIARALAETGIHLDIISAEEEARLAVLGCHALIEPGEDPALIFDIGGGSTELVLVDTHGPSPRILDWHSAPWGVVSLTESAGGGEGEAGRLAAYARMRGIVADSFADFAARLPRNLKRPRLLGTSGTVTTLGSVHLGLSHYDRAAVDGLIVPTSAMRAISADLSRKSLAARGKVACIGPERADLVVAGCAILETILDLWPAERLGIADRGIREGILRRLMGIARP, translated from the coding sequence ATGGGGGATGTTCCCACCCGAAGGCCGTACCGGCAGGCCAAGCCCCCTGCCCGTCCGGCACCCCCCCGGCCCCAGCGTGGCCGGTGGTCCGATGCGCAGGCCTATGCCGCGCTCGACTTGGGTACCAACAATTGCCGCCTGCTAATCGCGCGGCCGCAGGGCGGCGGCTTTGCGGTCGTCGACGCCTTTTCGCGAATCGTCCGGCTGGGCGAGGGGCTGGCGACGACGGGCCGCCTGTCCGACGCCGCGATCGACCGCACCATCGCCGCGCTGCGCGTGTGCGCCGACAAGCTGAAGCGCCGCAACGTCACGCTGTCGCGCGCTGTCGCGACCGAGGCGTGCCGCCGCGCCGCCAACGGCCCCGCCTTCATCGCGCGCGCGCTGGCCGAGACGGGCATCCATCTCGACATCATCTCGGCCGAGGAAGAGGCGCGGCTGGCCGTGCTGGGCTGTCATGCGCTGATCGAACCGGGCGAAGACCCCGCACTGATCTTCGACATCGGCGGCGGCTCGACCGAGCTGGTCCTGGTCGACACCCATGGCCCCAGCCCGCGCATCCTCGACTGGCATTCGGCGCCCTGGGGCGTCGTCTCGCTGACCGAGAGCGCGGGCGGCGGCGAGGGCGAGGCGGGGCGGCTGGCCGCCTATGCGCGGATGCGCGGGATCGTCGCGGACAGCTTCGCCGACTTTGCCGCGCGCCTGCCCAGGAACCTGAAGCGCCCCCGGCTGCTCGGCACCAGCGGCACGGTGACGACTTTGGGCAGCGTCCATCTGGGGCTCAGCCATTACGACCGCGCCGCCGTGGACGGGCTGATCGTGCCGACGTCCGCAATGCGCGCGATCAGTGCCGACCTGTCGCGCAAGAGCCTGGCCGCGCGCGGCAAGGTGGCGTGTATCGGCCCCGAACGCGCCGATCTGGTGGTGGCGGGCTGCGCCATCCTGGAGACGATATTGGACCTCTGGCCCGCCGAGCGGCTAGGGATCGCCGACCGTGGGATTCGCGAGGGAATCCTGCGCCGTTTGATGGGAATCGCCAGACCGTGA
- a CDS encoding RidA family protein: protein MTTHIDRALEQLGLTLPEAAAPVAAYVPVVEAGGLLHISGQLPFIDGQLVTGRLGDGVSLEDGQKAAQACGLMLVAQIKKYLGGDLTRVKRIVKLGVFVNSAGDFTDQPKVANGASELMVSLFGEAGRHARSAVGVPVLPLGAAVEVDAIVQLG from the coding sequence ATGACCACCCATATCGATCGCGCGCTCGAGCAGCTCGGCCTCACCCTGCCGGAGGCTGCCGCCCCCGTCGCCGCCTATGTCCCCGTCGTCGAGGCGGGCGGGCTTCTCCACATTTCGGGCCAGCTGCCCTTTATCGACGGCCAGCTCGTCACCGGGCGGTTGGGCGACGGCGTCTCGCTGGAAGACGGGCAGAAGGCGGCGCAGGCGTGCGGCTTGATGCTGGTCGCCCAGATCAAGAAGTATCTCGGCGGCGACCTGACCCGCGTGAAGCGGATCGTGAAGCTGGGCGTGTTCGTGAACTCTGCCGGTGACTTCACCGATCAGCCCAAGGTCGCCAATGGCGCGTCGGAGCTGATGGTGTCGCTGTTCGGCGAAGCGGGGCGTCATGCCCGCTCGGCGGTCGGCGTGCCGGTGCTGCCGCTGGGTGCGGCGGTCGAGGTGGATGCGATCGTTCAGTTGGGGTGA
- a CDS encoding lipoprotein: MSAAVLLIATASGLSGCGQSKGPTKEAFATALEPVVRDVFCHPIDVMRYDIKGESGGLGFPIVTSPRAPMAGPGSDGKAVAMLDGLAGVGLVTRTTFEKPARWSGSTNAFVRQPLTSYAPTSKGAPYLHTVERKATSGMASVPSFCLAKGEVVDVVRWTEPTDIAGHRVSRVTYTYRGVDSIPVMPPEEQTRIAQPKEATVPFELQSDGWRPMPR, translated from the coding sequence ATGTCCGCCGCTGTCCTGCTCATCGCCACTGCCAGCGGCTTGAGTGGGTGCGGCCAATCCAAAGGCCCGACCAAGGAGGCGTTCGCCACTGCGCTCGAACCCGTAGTCCGCGACGTCTTCTGCCATCCCATCGACGTGATGCGGTACGATATCAAGGGCGAGTCTGGCGGATTGGGGTTTCCGATCGTCACCTCACCGAGGGCGCCGATGGCAGGACCGGGTTCCGACGGAAAGGCGGTCGCGATGCTGGATGGTCTGGCTGGCGTCGGGCTCGTCACGCGCACGACGTTCGAGAAGCCGGCGCGGTGGAGCGGGTCCACCAACGCGTTCGTGCGCCAGCCGTTGACCTCCTACGCGCCGACGTCAAAGGGCGCGCCCTATCTGCATACGGTCGAGCGCAAGGCAACGAGCGGCATGGCTTCGGTGCCGTCCTTCTGCCTTGCAAAAGGCGAGGTTGTCGACGTGGTGCGCTGGACCGAGCCGACCGACATCGCTGGACATCGGGTAAGCCGGGTCACCTACACCTATCGCGGCGTAGATTCGATTCCGGTCATGCCGCCGGAGGAGCAGACGCGCATCGCCCAGCCGAAGGAGGCGACAGTGCCGTTCGAGCTGCAGAGCGACGGCTGGCGACCGATGCCGCGCTGA
- a CDS encoding DUF3572 family protein codes for MALALQALVWTLQSPSRAERLLALTGLSVEELRGGAGEPGVLAAILSFLEGHEADLIACAEDLDVRPEALVAARRTLETA; via the coding sequence ATGGCCCTGGCGTTACAGGCGCTCGTGTGGACGCTGCAAAGCCCTTCGCGCGCTGAAAGGCTGCTCGCGCTGACCGGCCTGTCGGTCGAGGAGCTGCGCGGCGGGGCGGGAGAGCCGGGCGTGCTGGCGGCGATCCTGTCGTTTCTGGAGGGGCATGAGGCGGACCTGATCGCTTGTGCCGAGGATTTGGACGTTCGACCCGAGGCGCTGGTTGCCGCCCGCCGGACGTTGGAGACCGCATGA
- a CDS encoding glycosyltransferase family 87 protein, which yields MDETPATRLPHPHSIMPSPVIWVFGSLIVMMLFLGDWQASDHGIIGRTDLWGRDFANVWTGGKLALNGRLDILYDVDRYRAFEHGLYGTIGNHNYSYPPIALFLDIPFALMPYGVALMLWLVGTGVLFALAARPWLPEGRSSWLILLTPAALMNIWAGHYGFLMGALFLAGWHWLPDRPRWAGVCFGLMALKPHVAVLVPIILLLRGDWRTIATAALTVGLLVLFSALAFGPELWVQYLTVTSGVQARMINPGQEFYGLMSTSLASALLRQHVPAAIAYGLQGTAMIGVAFGITIATVRGASPAVLALLAATGTFALLPYAFNYDLTVVMLAALVAYGRIDASPMEKAVALTAFLIPQWGMVASAIGVPLTPIALIALFAVELRRQVSRGRDVPAGAGAARSA from the coding sequence ATGGACGAGACGCCCGCCACGCGACTGCCGCACCCCCATTCCATCATGCCCTCGCCGGTGATCTGGGTCTTTGGCAGCCTGATCGTGATGATGCTGTTCCTAGGCGACTGGCAGGCATCCGATCACGGGATCATCGGACGTACGGACCTGTGGGGTCGCGATTTCGCCAATGTCTGGACAGGCGGCAAGCTGGCGCTGAACGGACGGCTCGACATTCTGTACGATGTCGATCGCTACCGCGCTTTCGAGCATGGACTGTACGGCACGATCGGCAACCATAATTACTCCTATCCGCCGATCGCGCTGTTCCTCGACATTCCCTTTGCGCTGATGCCGTACGGCGTGGCGCTGATGCTGTGGCTGGTCGGGACGGGCGTGCTGTTCGCGCTGGCGGCGCGGCCGTGGTTGCCGGAGGGGCGTTCGTCCTGGCTGATACTGCTGACCCCGGCGGCGTTGATGAACATCTGGGCGGGGCATTACGGATTTCTGATGGGCGCGCTGTTCCTGGCGGGCTGGCACTGGCTGCCGGATCGGCCGCGCTGGGCGGGGGTCTGTTTCGGGTTGATGGCGCTCAAGCCGCATGTCGCGGTGCTGGTGCCCATTATCCTGCTGCTGCGCGGCGACTGGCGCACCATCGCGACGGCGGCGCTGACCGTCGGCCTGCTCGTGCTGTTCAGCGCGCTCGCCTTCGGGCCGGAGCTGTGGGTCCAGTATCTGACCGTCACCTCGGGCGTGCAGGCACGGATGATCAATCCGGGCCAGGAATTTTACGGGCTGATGTCGACCTCGCTGGCCAGCGCCCTGCTGCGCCAGCATGTGCCTGCCGCCATCGCCTATGGGCTTCAGGGGACCGCCATGATCGGGGTCGCCTTCGGCATAACGATCGCGACAGTACGCGGGGCATCGCCCGCCGTGCTGGCGCTGCTGGCCGCGACGGGGACGTTCGCGCTGCTCCCCTATGCGTTCAACTACGACCTGACGGTCGTTATGCTGGCTGCGCTGGTCGCCTATGGCCGCATCGATGCCTCACCAATGGAAAAGGCGGTCGCCTTGACCGCCTTTCTGATCCCGCAATGGGGGATGGTGGCCAGTGCGATCGGCGTGCCCTTGACGCCGATCGCACTGATCGCACTCTTTGCCGTCGAACTGCGCCGACAGGTCAGTCGCGGTCGCGACGTCCCAGCAGGCGCAGGCGCAGCGCGTTCAGCTTGA
- a CDS encoding DUF6791 domain-containing protein produces MALLDGTLVISHVPYVRAAGSVGRADLLVPLAMQGGRVVAPREHQAWWTGSAPKEADGGPLKGVSIQHVARACVAGMPPAMMLCGRIRGREFRDHLEFVATYVALLGAPAAALDPRATACTRRRPLPMATDVGPFAYADTASSRAALGAVNAAVKGQSIGIIGLGGTGSYVLDLVSKCAVDAIHLFDDDVFEQHSAFRAPGAATIDDLRSRCRKADHYASVYRSIHRHVFSHAVRMEPGTLPLLDPLDFVFLCIDDAEAKPPILRRLAERGIPFVDVGMGLHATDRGVGGAVRTTLVEPGDQSTVSRIPTVGHPGGVYATNIQTCELNALNAALAVIAWKRACGFYASNRREGNGVYVVEEGRLYGEEADPKGGEA; encoded by the coding sequence GTGGCCCTCCTCGACGGCACGCTGGTCATCTCGCACGTCCCGTACGTGCGGGCGGCGGGCAGTGTCGGCCGCGCAGACCTGCTCGTCCCCCTCGCCATGCAGGGCGGTCGCGTCGTCGCGCCCCGCGAGCACCAGGCGTGGTGGACCGGCAGCGCGCCGAAGGAGGCCGACGGCGGCCCGCTGAAGGGGGTCTCCATCCAGCACGTCGCCCGCGCGTGCGTCGCAGGCATGCCGCCGGCTATGATGCTCTGCGGGCGGATACGTGGCCGCGAGTTCCGCGACCATCTCGAGTTCGTGGCGACCTACGTGGCACTCCTCGGCGCACCCGCCGCCGCCCTGGACCCGAGGGCCACCGCATGCACGCGAAGGAGACCCTTGCCAATGGCGACGGACGTCGGTCCCTTCGCCTATGCGGACACGGCTTCGTCGCGAGCGGCGCTCGGCGCGGTCAACGCCGCCGTCAAGGGTCAGAGCATCGGCATCATCGGTCTCGGTGGTACCGGCTCTTACGTGCTCGACCTCGTGAGCAAGTGCGCGGTGGACGCGATCCACCTCTTCGACGATGACGTGTTCGAGCAGCACTCGGCCTTCCGCGCACCCGGTGCCGCGACGATCGACGACCTCCGTAGCCGGTGCCGGAAGGCCGACCACTACGCATCGGTCTATCGCAGCATCCACCGGCACGTCTTTTCGCACGCGGTGCGGATGGAGCCGGGGACGCTTCCGCTCCTCGATCCCCTGGACTTCGTCTTCCTCTGCATTGACGATGCCGAAGCGAAGCCTCCCATCCTGCGACGTCTCGCCGAACGCGGGATACCCTTCGTCGATGTCGGCATGGGTCTCCATGCGACTGATCGCGGCGTCGGCGGCGCGGTCAGGACTACACTCGTCGAACCGGGCGATCAGTCGACGGTCAGCCGCATCCCCACCGTCGGGCACCCTGGTGGAGTCTACGCCACGAACATCCAGACCTGCGAACTCAACGCGCTCAATGCGGCGTTGGCGGTGATCGCGTGGAAGCGGGCGTGCGGCTTCTACGCGTCCAACCGTCGCGAAGGGAACGGCGTCTACGTCGTCGAGGAGGGAAGGCTGTACGGCGAGGAAGCCGATCCAAAGGGTGGAGAAGCGTGA
- a CDS encoding argininosuccinate synthase — MSEDIKRVVLAYSGGLDTSVILKWLQQHYGCEVVTFTADLGQGEELEPARKKAEMAGVKPEHIFIDDLREEFVKDYVFPMMRANALYEGLYLLGTSIARPLIAKRQIEIAKMVGADAVSHGATGKGNDQVRFELGYYALNPDIKVIAPWREWDLTSRTKLIEFAEAHQIPVSKDKRGEAPFSTDANLLHTSSEGKVLEDPWDEVPDYVYSRTVNPEDAPDQPETITIDFERGDGVALNGEACSPATLLTKLNELGRKHGIGRLDLVENRFVGMKSRGMYETPGGTIYALAHRGIEQITLDRGAAHLKDELAPRYAELVYNGFWFSPEREMLQAAVNYSQEKVTGTVRLKLYKGSCNVTGRKSPYSLYSEKVVTFEDDQGAYDQRDAAGFIKLNALRLRLLGRRDRD, encoded by the coding sequence GTGAGCGAAGATATCAAGCGCGTCGTCCTCGCCTATTCGGGCGGCCTCGACACCAGCGTCATCCTCAAGTGGCTGCAGCAGCATTATGGCTGCGAGGTCGTGACCTTCACCGCCGATCTGGGCCAGGGCGAAGAGCTGGAGCCCGCGCGCAAGAAGGCGGAGATGGCGGGCGTGAAGCCCGAACATATCTTCATCGACGATCTGCGCGAGGAGTTCGTCAAGGATTACGTCTTCCCGATGATGCGCGCCAATGCGCTGTACGAGGGGCTGTACCTGCTCGGCACCTCGATCGCGCGGCCGCTGATCGCCAAGCGCCAGATCGAGATCGCCAAGATGGTGGGTGCCGACGCGGTCAGCCACGGCGCGACCGGCAAGGGCAACGACCAGGTCCGCTTCGAACTGGGCTATTATGCGCTGAACCCCGACATCAAGGTCATCGCGCCCTGGCGCGAATGGGACCTGACCAGCCGCACCAAGCTGATCGAATTCGCCGAGGCCCACCAGATTCCGGTGTCGAAGGACAAGCGCGGCGAGGCGCCCTTCTCGACCGACGCGAACCTGCTGCACACCTCGTCCGAGGGCAAGGTGCTGGAGGACCCGTGGGATGAGGTCCCAGATTACGTCTATTCGCGCACCGTCAATCCGGAAGACGCGCCCGACCAGCCCGAGACGATTACCATCGATTTCGAGCGGGGCGACGGCGTCGCGCTGAACGGCGAGGCGTGCTCGCCCGCCACGCTGCTGACCAAGCTCAACGAACTGGGCCGCAAGCATGGCATCGGCCGCCTCGACCTGGTCGAGAACCGCTTCGTCGGCATGAAGAGCCGCGGCATGTACGAGACGCCGGGCGGCACCATCTATGCGCTGGCGCACCGGGGTATCGAGCAGATCACGCTCGACCGGGGTGCCGCGCATCTGAAGGACGAACTGGCACCGCGCTATGCCGAGCTGGTCTATAATGGCTTCTGGTTCTCGCCGGAGCGCGAGATGCTGCAGGCCGCCGTCAACTACAGCCAGGAGAAGGTGACGGGCACCGTCCGCCTGAAGCTGTACAAGGGCAGCTGCAACGTCACGGGCCGCAAGTCGCCCTATTCGCTCTATTCGGAAAAGGTCGTCACCTTCGAGGACGATCAGGGCGCCTATGACCAGCGCGACGCGGCGGGCTTCATCAAGCTGAACGCGCTGCGCCTGCGCCTGCTGGGACGTCGCGACCGCGACTGA
- a CDS encoding GNAT family N-acetyltransferase, which yields MTTAVARILSGVAALSPDQWDACAGTANPFVSHAFLTALEESHSVGGRSGWTPAPIVIDGPDGQPAAIAPAYLKAHSQGEYVFDHGWADAWERAGGRYYPKLQIAAPFSPVPGPRLLLRDLALAPALIAAIEAVTDQNELSSAHVTFVAADQLPHFEAAGWLIREGVQFHWRNDGYRSFDDFLDALASRKRKAIRKERAAAVAGLTIRHLTGDQIRPEHWDAFWVFYQDTGSRKWGQPYLTRAAFDRISEWLGDKVLLILAERDGVPIAGALNLIGEDTLYGRYWGAVEEVPFLHFELCYYQAIDAAIARGLSTVEAGAQGEHKLARGYVPVPTWSAHYIPHPAFRRAVAEFVTRERQAIEAESEYLGELTPFRRG from the coding sequence ATGACCACCGCCGTCGCGCGTATCCTGTCCGGCGTCGCCGCCCTGTCCCCCGACCAGTGGGACGCCTGCGCGGGCACGGCCAATCCGTTCGTCTCGCACGCCTTCCTGACCGCGCTGGAGGAGTCGCACAGCGTCGGCGGCCGCTCCGGCTGGACGCCCGCCCCCATCGTTATCGACGGCCCGGACGGACAACCCGCCGCGATCGCGCCCGCCTATCTCAAGGCGCATAGCCAGGGCGAATATGTGTTCGACCATGGCTGGGCCGATGCCTGGGAGCGTGCAGGGGGACGCTATTACCCCAAGCTCCAGATCGCCGCGCCCTTCTCACCCGTGCCTGGCCCCCGGCTGCTGCTGCGCGACCTCGCGCTCGCGCCCGCGCTGATCGCGGCAATCGAGGCGGTGACCGACCAGAACGAGCTGTCCTCCGCGCACGTCACCTTCGTCGCGGCCGATCAGCTGCCGCATTTCGAGGCGGCGGGCTGGCTGATCCGCGAGGGCGTGCAATTCCACTGGCGCAATGACGGCTATCGCAGCTTTGACGATTTCCTGGACGCGCTCGCCAGCCGCAAGCGCAAGGCGATCCGCAAGGAACGCGCGGCCGCCGTCGCGGGGCTGACCATCCGCCACCTGACCGGCGACCAGATCCGCCCCGAGCATTGGGATGCCTTCTGGGTCTTCTATCAGGATACGGGCAGCCGCAAATGGGGCCAGCCCTATCTGACGCGCGCCGCCTTCGACCGGATCAGTGAGTGGCTGGGCGACAAGGTGCTGCTGATCCTCGCCGAACGCGACGGCGTGCCGATCGCGGGGGCGCTCAACCTGATCGGCGAAGACACGCTCTATGGCCGCTATTGGGGCGCGGTCGAGGAGGTGCCCTTCCTCCATTTCGAGCTATGCTATTATCAGGCGATCGACGCGGCCATCGCACGCGGGCTGTCGACGGTCGAGGCGGGCGCGCAGGGCGAACACAAGCTAGCGCGCGGCTATGTCCCCGTGCCGACCTGGTCCGCACATTACATCCCCCACCCCGCCTTCCGCCGCGCGGTCGCCGAGTTCGTCACGCGCGAGCGGCAGGCGATCGAAGCGGAAAGTGAGTATCTCGGCGAGCTGACCCCGTTCCGCCGGGGTTAG
- a CDS encoding RlmE family RNA methyltransferase, translated as MSRGNSGLHQRVRTARNRTAQSTRWLERQLNDPYVRRAKAEGYRSRAAYKLIELDERFGFLRGKKRIIDLGIAPGGWSQVVRRKLPNASVVGIDLLPVDPIDGVTIFEMDFMDDAAPDRLMEALGGAPDLVMSDMAANTVGHPQTDALRTMGLVETAFAFACDVLSPGGVFVSKVFAGGADSQLVAEMKRHFTTVKHAKPPSSRKGSVEWFVVAQGFKGRKAAVVDDSEG; from the coding sequence GTGAGCAGAGGCAATTCAGGGCTGCACCAGCGCGTGCGCACCGCCCGGAACCGCACCGCCCAATCCACCCGTTGGCTGGAGCGCCAGCTGAACGACCCCTATGTCCGCCGCGCCAAGGCGGAGGGGTATCGCAGCCGGGCCGCGTACAAGCTGATCGAGCTGGACGAACGCTTCGGCTTCCTGCGCGGCAAGAAGCGGATCATCGATCTCGGCATCGCGCCGGGCGGCTGGAGCCAGGTGGTCCGGCGCAAGCTGCCCAACGCCAGCGTGGTCGGCATCGACCTGTTGCCCGTCGACCCGATCGACGGCGTCACCATCTTCGAGATGGACTTCATGGACGACGCCGCGCCCGATCGCCTGATGGAAGCGCTGGGCGGCGCGCCCGACCTCGTCATGTCCGATATGGCGGCCAACACCGTCGGCCACCCGCAGACCGACGCGCTGCGCACCATGGGGCTGGTCGAGACGGCCTTCGCCTTCGCCTGCGACGTGCTGTCGCCGGGCGGGGTGTTCGTCTCGAAGGTCTTTGCGGGCGGCGCCGATTCGCAGCTGGTCGCCGAGATGAAACGCCACTTCACCACCGTGAAACACGCCAAGCCGCCGTCGAGCCGCAAGGGTTCGGTCGAATGGTTCGTCGTGGCTCAGGGGTTCAAGGGGCGGAAGGCTGCGGTGGTGGATGATTCGGAGGGGTAA